Proteins encoded in a region of the Vicia villosa cultivar HV-30 ecotype Madison, WI linkage group LG5, Vvil1.0, whole genome shotgun sequence genome:
- the LOC131605254 gene encoding uncharacterized protein LOC131605254 has protein sequence MSLARTQPLMPLLSSPSFISPPSYSFQHTGGPSYPFQETGGPSFPFQQTGGPSYPFQQTGGPSYSYQQSDGPRFPPQVPPGFQQTGGSRTTHPTQVPPSFQQTGGSRTSPTTHIRPGGDDHVEVDQDDIEQVEDDVLLDGDNLQGDDNPYEIQIVDGRYYITPVRNNFTPSRTAAKCVSYVIQQMYKDAWTRFGEVPNRDDWFKKFKEKYTWDVLSEKVVKKVFFTRASKRLSDTLRRVRKRWERDSSYPAWMGKDTLDKLLVYWDSPQFKAKSESGKKMRASEKGGHVNAGGSISTYEHMRRMEKRLGRKPLMVELVKETRTKKSGEYVDERTRQALEDYQELLVQLLVANPKYTPREGEPLHPDVDFHIWNEVIGGKGSNGCFFGGGSMAGCLRSGDRNLFERVRDGEGSSRPTQLSPKMMETIRQLAVSETRRESEQHEMTLKTQLEEQQRKIEAMTKKQAEMEGQQRQIEVMANRQAEMEEQMRLFMQFHGSGNQMFG, from the exons ATGTCTTTGGCCAGAACTCAGCCTCTTATGCCATTACTCTCCTCTCCATCTTTTATTAGCCCACCTAGTTATTCATTTCAGCATACTGGGGGACCTAGCTATCCATTCCAGGAGACTGGgggacctagctttccattccAGCAGACTGGGGGACCTAGCTATCCATTCCAGCAGACTGGGGGACCTAGTTATTCGTACCAGCAGAGTGATGGACCTAGATTTCCACCACAGGTCCCCCCAGGTTTCCAGCAGACAGGGGGATCTCGCACCACACATCCGACACaggtgcccccatccttccagcagacagggGGATCACGTACCTCACCTACCACACATATACGTCCAGGCGGGGATGATCATGTGGAGGTAGATCAGGATGATATTGAGCAGGTTGAGGATGATGTTTTGTTGGATGGCGATAATCTTCAGGGGGACGATAATCCATATGAGATTCAAATCGTCGATGGCAGATATTATATTACGCCTGTCAGAAATAA TTTTACTCCGAGTCGGACAGCTGCAAAGTGTGTCAGCTATGTGATTCAGCAAATGTATAAAGATGCTTGGACGAGATTTGGAGAAGTTCCAAATAGGGATGATTGGTTTAAAAAATTTAAg GAAAAGTACACATGGGATGTTTTGAGCGAGAAGGTTGTTAAAAAAGTCTTTTTTACTAGAGCATCAAAAAGACTTTCTGACACCTTACgacgtgttagaaagcgttgggaacgtGATAGTAGTTATCCCGCTTGGATGGGCAAAGACACTCTTGATAAACTTCTGGTCTATTGGGATTCACCTCAATTTAAAGCTAAGTCTGAAAGTGGCAAaaaaatgagggcatctgaaaaaggTGGGCACGTTAATGCTGGTGGAAGTATAAGCACATACGAACATATGCGACGCATG gaaAAGAGGTTGGGGAGAAAACCACTCATGGTTGAGTTAGTTAAGGAGACTCGGACGAAAAAGTCGGGAGAGTATGTTGATGAGCGTACACGGCAAGCTTTG gaggattatcaaGAATTGCTTGTACAACTTTTGGTCGCTAATCCCAAATATACTCCTAGAGAaggagagccgcttcatccagaTGTTGATTTCCATATTTGGAATGAAGTCATTGGCGGAAAAGGTTCTAATGgatgtttttttggtggtggaagtATGGCGGGATGCTTGAGAAGTGGTGATAGAAATTTATTTGAAAGAGTTAGAGATGGGGAAGGATCGTCACGCCCAACACAATTGTCCCCGAAAATGATGGAAACAATAAGACAATTGGCGGTAAGTGAGACGAGACGCGAGTCAGAGCAACATGAGATGACGTTAAAAACCCAATTAGAGGAGCAACAACGGAAAATAGAGGCAATGACGAAGAAGCAAGCGGAGATGGAGGGGCAACAAAGACAAATAGAGGTAATGGCGAATAGGCAAGCGGAGATGGAGGAGCAAATGCGGCTATTTATGCAATTTCATGGAAGCGGTAATCAAATGTTTGGTTGA